The following proteins are co-located in the Sphingorhabdus lutea genome:
- the sdhD gene encoding succinate dehydrogenase, hydrophobic membrane anchor protein, translated as MGNGTGIGRVRGLGSAKSGAHHWLVQRFTALTNALLMGWLIASLLMLPNYEYETLAGWLSMPLVAVPMILMVASIFWHIKLGMQVLIEDYVHDDGLKIGAMALLYIYAIGGSVFGIFVITKLAFAGVPA; from the coding sequence ATGGGTAATGGAACAGGAATCGGACGCGTTCGCGGATTGGGATCGGCCAAATCAGGTGCGCATCATTGGTTGGTGCAACGTTTTACCGCGCTGACCAATGCGTTATTGATGGGGTGGTTAATTGCATCATTATTGATGCTGCCCAATTATGAATATGAAACATTGGCCGGATGGCTGTCCATGCCATTAGTTGCTGTTCCCATGATTTTAATGGTGGCCAGCATTTTTTGGCACATTAAATTGGGGATGCAGGTGTTGATTGAGGATTATGTCCATGATGATGGATTAAAAATCGGTGCGATGGCATTATTATATATTTACGCCATTGGCGGTAGCGTCTTTGGAATCTTTGTTATTACGAAATTAGCCTTTGCTGGAGTGCCTGCATAA
- the sdhC gene encoding succinate dehydrogenase, cytochrome b556 subunit, with translation MDKKQTRPISPHLQVYKWGPHMAISIFHRMTGNILAVAGGILLLWWLYALANGPESFQSFKDCLAWYNIGYVILIGLSWTFFQHLFSGIRHFVLDIGAGYELTSNKSWSIIVFIAAILCTTALWAYIFYASGSVTNG, from the coding sequence ATGGATAAAAAGCAAACTCGTCCCATTTCACCGCATTTGCAGGTGTATAAATGGGGGCCGCATATGGCGATATCAATTTTTCACCGCATGACGGGTAATATTTTGGCCGTGGCCGGCGGGATATTATTGCTTTGGTGGCTATATGCTTTGGCAAATGGACCAGAATCCTTTCAATCATTTAAAGATTGTCTTGCATGGTATAATATCGGCTATGTCATTTTAATCGGTCTTAGCTGGACATTTTTTCAACATTTATTTTCCGGTATTCGCCATTTTGTCCTCGACATTGGCGCGGGTTATGAATTGACCAGTAATAAAAGCTGGTCAATCATTGTCTTTATCGCTGCTATTTTATGCACAACGGCCCTTTGGGCGTATATTTTTTATGCTTCAGGGAGTGTAACCAATGGGTAA
- a CDS encoding methyl-accepting chemotaxis protein, with product MTSTGHFEKNAIELIRTFDPNGEHAKSCRIIGTMLENDLEEVCAEYWNFWLSRGFFSELNDKKMFKMAVDRIVPYLRDRLQNDEDAQWVKWIEKHIVMLFERKVPLGLLLASTHHINNCMSQKMFNHKTEENISDLTSALMANCSLELALYAHAYAEADKNNINMLRSEQSVAFEMEIGGFTQEIANQSERLREQSSQSANMARGMLDKAFEVATASEQSAVAMREAAQTAAGLIRAIEDTRNDVISASKVSARLLEQSEFSTSAGSTLVEQSQSIESILGLIRDIAGQTNLLALNATIEAARAGDAGRGFAVVAQEVKSLAHQTAQATDDIANKISDIQNATQTTVESNNVMKQTVDELELFSARLRQSMEDQAQTVMTITASVDETALAADLMSSTISTIRGDTELVVEEMSSLADGLGKVDSQISALEKNSNTFLKKISNG from the coding sequence ATGACGAGCACAGGACATTTTGAAAAGAACGCAATCGAGTTGATACGCACATTTGACCCAAATGGCGAACATGCCAAATCATGCCGTATAATCGGTACAATGCTTGAAAATGATTTAGAAGAAGTGTGCGCAGAATATTGGAATTTCTGGCTTTCACGTGGTTTTTTCAGTGAACTAAACGACAAAAAAATGTTCAAAATGGCCGTTGACCGCATTGTCCCCTATCTTCGCGACCGTTTACAAAATGACGAAGATGCCCAATGGGTAAAATGGATTGAAAAACATATTGTGATGTTGTTTGAACGCAAAGTGCCCTTGGGCCTGTTATTGGCGTCGACTCACCATATAAATAATTGCATGTCACAAAAAATGTTTAATCACAAAACAGAGGAAAATATTTCCGACCTGACATCCGCTTTAATGGCGAATTGCAGTTTGGAATTGGCATTATATGCCCATGCCTATGCCGAGGCGGATAAAAATAATATCAACATGTTGCGCAGCGAACAAAGCGTTGCATTTGAAATGGAAATCGGCGGCTTTACCCAAGAAATCGCCAATCAATCCGAACGTTTGCGTGAACAAAGCTCTCAATCGGCAAATATGGCGCGCGGCATGTTGGACAAGGCATTTGAGGTTGCCACCGCATCGGAACAATCCGCCGTCGCCATGCGCGAGGCAGCCCAAACAGCAGCCGGATTGATTCGCGCAATTGAGGACACACGCAATGATGTGATTAGCGCGTCGAAAGTATCTGCCAGATTGTTGGAACAATCCGAATTTTCAACCAGCGCGGGCAGCACATTGGTCGAACAATCGCAATCAATCGAATCCATTTTAGGTTTAATTCGCGATATTGCCGGACAGACAAATTTGCTTGCCCTAAACGCCACCATTGAGGCGGCACGGGCCGGTGATGCAGGGCGAGGTTTTGCAGTGGTTGCGCAGGAGGTTAAAAGCCTTGCCCACCAAACCGCGCAGGCCACCGACGATATTGCCAATAAAATTTCCGATATTCAAAATGCAACCCAAACCACGGTTGAATCAAATAATGTCATGAAACAAACCGTGGATGAGTTGGAATTATTTTCTGCGCGATTGCGCCAATCAATGGAAGATCAGGCACAAACCGTGATGACCATTACCGCATCGGTTGACGAAACTGCCTTGGCCGCCGACCTTATGTCATCCACCATTTCCACCATACGCGGTGATACCGAATTGGTGGTTGAGGAAATGTCCTCTCTTGCCGATGGATTGGGCAAGGTGGATAGCCAAATTAGCGCGCTGGAGAAAAATTCAAATACTTTCTTAAAGAAAATTTCCAACGGGTAA
- a CDS encoding SDR family NAD(P)-dependent oxidoreductase, which yields MNKNKHIYVTGASRGIGAAIALNLAEKGHKIIAQHSGANLNIKPPHPNIHYIIADFANVNAVSKSWDEAQKIWDGKIDILINNAGIFTSNPIINADDNWLSNWQSTIDINLTAAAILSRHAVMSWLNDEGVNNAAMNNSSEIIVKGRIINISSRAAHRGDSPDHWHYAAAKGGMVSMTKTIARAYAAHEILAFSICPGFTMTGMADEYLQSRGGEKLLRDIPLGRVATPQEIAEIASFCALNAPPSMTGAVMDVNGASYVR from the coding sequence ATGAACAAAAATAAACATATTTATGTCACCGGCGCCAGCCGGGGCATTGGCGCAGCAATTGCCCTTAATCTGGCCGAAAAGGGCCACAAAATTATAGCTCAGCATAGCGGCGCAAATTTAAATATTAAACCGCCGCACCCCAATATACATTATATCATAGCGGATTTCGCCAATGTTAATGCCGTCAGCAAATCATGGGACGAGGCGCAAAAAATATGGGACGGAAAAATTGATATTTTAATCAATAATGCCGGCATTTTTACCTCAAATCCAATTATCAATGCCGATGATAACTGGCTGTCCAATTGGCAATCAACCATCGATATAAATTTAACCGCTGCGGCCATTTTATCGCGCCATGCGGTCATGAGTTGGTTGAATGATGAGGGGGTAAATAATGCCGCCATGAATAATAGCAGCGAAATTATTGTTAAAGGCCGGATTATCAATATCTCCAGCCGCGCTGCACATCGCGGGGATTCGCCCGACCATTGGCACTATGCCGCCGCAAAGGGGGGAATGGTTTCCATGACAAAAACAATCGCACGGGCATATGCCGCGCATGAAATTTTGGCCTTTTCCATCTGCCCCGGATTTACCATGACGGGCATGGCCGATGAATATTTGCAAAGCAGGGGCGGCGAAAAATTGCTGCGCGATATTCCACTGGGCCGTGTTGCCACCCCGCAAGAAATTGCCGAAATTGCGTCATTTTGCGCGCTAAACGCCCCGCCCAGCATGACCGGCGCGGTCATGGATGTGAACGGAGCAAGCTATGTCAGATAA
- a CDS encoding 50S ribosomal protein L11 methyltransferase: MSDNENMPDNGNNPPLYSYNEDESGSWKCTINCSRIEAQAIADFDDIALFFDETPTIVARETVPDDHQSWVAEFYLNSEIKPEQVAVFLSNILPEADLGHDVNIIFVPHEDWVTLSQQGMEPLHIGRFYVHDSNCAPSQNPQIRNFEINASQAFGTGHHETTAGCLQQIDNLSINDASFSNIADIGTGTGLLAFAAQHLWPQAHILASDIDPIAIDMAARFAAANDIHIGEAAGQLSLCVASGTDHPQIMGRAPYDLLIANILAGPLVELAPAFANIAATNGSLILAGLLNNQSATVIAEYEKYGFQLVSQHANGDWPTLMFKRILQNGVRETYIHNGKTSQTDGDYGEW, from the coding sequence ATGTCAGATAATGAAAATATGCCCGATAATGGAAATAATCCACCGCTCTATTCATATAATGAAGATGAAAGTGGAAGCTGGAAATGCACCATTAACTGTTCGCGAATTGAGGCGCAGGCCATTGCCGATTTTGATGATATCGCCCTGTTTTTTGACGAAACACCCACCATTGTCGCGCGCGAAACTGTGCCCGATGATCATCAAAGCTGGGTCGCGGAATTTTATTTAAATAGCGAGATTAAGCCGGAACAAGTGGCAGTATTTTTGAGCAATATTTTGCCAGAGGCAGATTTAGGCCATGATGTAAATATTATTTTTGTGCCCCATGAAGATTGGGTAACGTTAAGCCAACAAGGGATGGAGCCGCTGCATATTGGTCGATTTTATGTACATGACAGCAATTGCGCGCCAAGCCAAAATCCCCAAATTCGCAATTTTGAAATAAATGCATCTCAGGCATTTGGCACCGGCCATCATGAAACCACCGCCGGATGTTTGCAACAAATTGATAATTTATCAATAAATGACGCATCTTTTTCAAATATTGCCGATATTGGCACCGGCACCGGATTATTGGCATTTGCGGCGCAGCATTTATGGCCACAGGCGCATATTTTAGCCAGCGATATTGACCCCATTGCCATTGACATGGCCGCACGTTTTGCCGCTGCAAATGATATTCACATTGGCGAGGCAGCGGGTCAATTATCATTGTGTGTCGCCAGCGGGACTGACCATCCACAAATTATGGGCCGTGCGCCCTATGATTTGTTAATTGCCAATATTTTGGCCGGCCCTTTGGTGGAACTTGCCCCCGCCTTTGCCAATATTGCCGCGACAAATGGCAGCTTAATCCTTGCCGGATTGCTGAATAATCAATCGGCAACGGTGATTGCCGAATATGAAAAATATGGGTTTCAACTTGTCTCGCAACATGCAAATGGCGACTGGCCCACATTAATGTTCAAACGCATTTTGCAAAATGGTGTTCGTGAAACCTATATCCACAATGGAAAGACCAGCCAGACAGATGGTGATTATGGCGAATGGTAA
- a CDS encoding putative bifunctional diguanylate cyclase/phosphodiesterase, which yields MRGHSASLMREQFAAIKKQIPILYSLLVINSLFLAIVISESVSPIFAFGFPLLLCVGALIRMIYWRRDIAPTAKLRAKQVQQKLYIVNIVALLFTLLLGYWAITGMVLMNPQDRYYAGFFAILSCITCTYCLLSMPSAAYIVILFGAVPISVSLAIVGDGNLALGGLNLTIIGLLVTKMVQAQWEQLKTMVRSNMLIGFEKARAHRLANQDALTLLPNRRAFVGWLDALTPRQKENGVGLLLIDLNGFKMVNDTYGHDVGDEVLKISMQRFEKCLGEGQHLARLGGDEFAILVYNATQSKISALARLIITSLTKQIEINGVFHNVGAGIGSSFSVKRDVKFEQMLKRADIALYSAKKSRQSKYRPFIQSMEEALKRRSAIENALTNETEFAKIQLLFQPILSSNSHHIVGLEALARWKIPHIGDVSPREFLQVAQDMGLMDKLSEHLFIKLLESMDFWPQNIWISFNMSAREIMSKRSLQKLVKLADSRDFDLTRLKIELKETSLVTDLDAMIKILNILQSRGVGVILDDFGSGLAAISVLQKMKIEMVKIDHHLLHEARNCPRALDLYHGLLMLLRSINMPVVATGVESEDHKMILRALPVDYLQGFYIGRPFNVGDAAEFFDPAKLLQLQ from the coding sequence ATTTGCCGCGATTAAAAAACAAATACCCATCCTATATTCATTATTGGTTATCAACAGCTTATTCCTTGCCATTGTGATTAGTGAATCGGTGAGCCCCATTTTTGCTTTTGGTTTTCCGTTATTATTATGTGTCGGTGCGCTGATACGAATGATATATTGGCGGCGCGATATTGCACCGACGGCAAAATTGCGGGCAAAGCAAGTTCAACAAAAGCTTTATATAGTAAATATTGTCGCGCTTTTATTCACCCTATTACTTGGTTATTGGGCAATAACTGGCATGGTTTTAATGAACCCGCAAGATAGATATTATGCCGGTTTTTTTGCAATTTTAAGTTGTATTACATGCACATATTGCCTTTTAAGCATGCCCAGCGCAGCCTATATAGTTATCTTATTCGGGGCTGTTCCCATTTCGGTCAGTTTAGCCATTGTGGGTGATGGAAATTTGGCTTTGGGCGGGCTTAATTTAACCATCATCGGTTTATTGGTTACAAAAATGGTTCAGGCCCAGTGGGAACAGTTAAAAACCATGGTCCGGTCCAATATGTTAATTGGGTTTGAAAAAGCACGTGCCCACCGATTGGCCAATCAGGACGCTTTAACATTATTACCAAATCGGCGCGCATTTGTCGGCTGGCTTGATGCCCTAACGCCAAGGCAAAAGGAAAATGGCGTTGGTTTATTGTTGATAGATTTAAACGGTTTTAAAATGGTCAATGACACCTATGGCCATGATGTTGGTGATGAGGTGTTGAAAATTTCGATGCAAAGATTTGAAAAATGCTTAGGTGAAGGGCAGCATTTGGCACGATTGGGCGGCGATGAATTTGCGATATTGGTTTATAATGCAACCCAATCTAAAATCAGCGCCTTGGCTAGATTGATTATTACATCACTTACAAAACAAATTGAAATAAATGGCGTTTTCCATAATGTTGGGGCGGGAATAGGGTCAAGTTTCTCGGTTAAACGGGATGTTAAATTTGAACAAATGCTGAAACGTGCAGATATTGCGCTTTATAGCGCAAAAAAATCGCGCCAAAGCAAATATAGGCCCTTTATCCAATCAATGGAGGAGGCATTAAAGCGCCGTTCCGCGATTGAAAATGCATTAACCAATGAAACGGAATTTGCAAAAATTCAGCTATTATTCCAACCAATATTAAGCTCAAATAGCCATCATATTGTTGGTTTAGAGGCGCTTGCCCGTTGGAAAATTCCGCATATAGGGGATGTGTCGCCAAGAGAGTTTTTGCAAGTTGCGCAAGATATGGGCTTGATGGATAAATTATCCGAGCATTTATTCATAAAATTATTGGAAAGCATGGATTTTTGGCCGCAAAATATCTGGATATCTTTCAATATGAGTGCGCGGGAAATCATGTCAAAAAGGTCGCTGCAAAAATTGGTTAAATTGGCAGATAGCCGCGATTTTGATCTGACCAGATTAAAAATTGAATTGAAAGAAACATCGCTGGTCACTGATTTGGATGCGATGATAAAGATTTTAAATATTTTGCAGTCGCGCGGTGTTGGGGTGATTTTGGATGATTTTGGCTCTGGTCTTGCCGCTATCAGCGTGCTGCAAAAAATGAAAATCGAGATGGTGAAAATTGATCATCATTTATTGCATGAGGCGCGCAATTGCCCGCGCGCGCTGGATTTATATCATGGTTTATTGATGTTGCTGCGATCTATTAACATGCCCGTCGTGGCAACGGGCGTGGAAAGCGAAGATCACAAAATGATTTTACGGGCTTTGCCGGTGGATTATTTGCAAGGATTTTATATTGGCCGACCATTTAATGTGGGCGATGCGGCGGAATTTTTTGATCCTGCTAAATTATTGCAATTACAATAA